From the genome of Streptomyces sp. V1I1, one region includes:
- a CDS encoding helix-turn-helix transcriptional regulator, translated as MARAENKETAGPATRLVANVARNMRVQKGWTQEQLGNEIGFTGAAVSAMETCAQPASDQMLVELERVLGGGTGIFEEARTHVRLDKYPAQFKNYALLEQKAVGLCLYATLVVHGLFQTEEYARALIGGGYPPLSEGRVEELVEARMARKALLEREPVALIELVLEESVLGRTIGGEEVMRGQMRHLAECAKKRNVTLQVLPLDCGLSGEYAGAYGEMNLVETPEHDRLVYLEPQEEGLLITDPAKVSTYAQRYAKIRAQALGPRESLGLIERLAGDRQ; from the coding sequence ATGGCACGTGCGGAGAATAAGGAAACTGCGGGTCCGGCGACGCGCCTGGTGGCGAATGTGGCGCGCAATATGCGGGTGCAGAAGGGATGGACACAGGAACAGCTGGGCAACGAAATCGGCTTCACGGGCGCGGCGGTGAGCGCGATGGAGACGTGCGCGCAGCCCGCGAGCGACCAGATGCTGGTGGAACTGGAGAGGGTGCTCGGGGGTGGGACGGGGATCTTCGAGGAGGCGCGGACGCATGTACGGCTGGACAAGTACCCGGCGCAGTTCAAGAACTACGCACTGCTGGAGCAGAAGGCGGTGGGGCTGTGTCTGTACGCGACGCTGGTCGTGCACGGGCTGTTCCAGACGGAGGAGTATGCGCGGGCGCTGATCGGGGGCGGGTACCCGCCGCTGTCCGAGGGGCGGGTGGAGGAGCTGGTCGAGGCGCGGATGGCACGGAAGGCGCTGTTAGAGCGGGAGCCGGTGGCGCTGATCGAGCTGGTGCTGGAGGAGTCCGTGCTGGGGCGGACGATCGGCGGCGAGGAGGTGATGCGCGGCCAGATGCGGCACCTGGCGGAGTGCGCGAAGAAGCGCAATGTGACGCTCCAGGTGCTGCCGCTGGACTGCGGTCTGAGCGGCGAGTACGCAGGCGCCTACGGTGAAATGAACTTGGTGGAGACCCCGGAACACGACCGCCTGGTGTATCTGGAGCCCCAGGAGGAGGGCCTGCTGATCACCGACCCCGCAAAGGTGAGCACATACGCCCAGCGCTATGCGAAGATCCGAGCACAGGCCCTGGGTCCTCGTGAATCGCTGGGCCTCATCGAGCGGTTGGCAGGAGATCGGCAATGA
- a CDS encoding serine/threonine-protein kinase — protein sequence MEQLAPGDPQRIGEYRLLARLGAGGMGQVFLARSDRGRTVAVKLVRQELAEQEEFRSRFRQEVRAALRVGGEWTAPVLDADTEAPIPWVATGYIAGPALHTVVSGEHGPLPERSVRILASGLARALQNIHAADLIHRDLKPSNILITIDGPRVIDFGIARALETVTDGGLTRTGALVGSPGFMAPEQVRGDRVSAACDIFCLGSVLAYAATGRLPFGSADSGVHALMFRIAQEEPDLADLPESLLDLVRDCLDKDPEARPTIEQILERTASDADPEPWLPGALIAQLGRHAVQLLEVEQPPAAPAQQPPTMTSVSVDAPKPPVRMPTPPPPLPMAYRHNNYTYGSPQQPGYGYPQQPQQHGPAPHFPTLHAPAPPRRRGTIALVAVALLVAVAAGTSVYAFLGDIGKKKAADDPKPGPTTSAPATSATPGPSTSSSPPPTQDGSVPQEYVGTWQGSFDTADGSNTRVMTITQGATGETVMTLSGTGPNYDCRWSATLRAPGPPLELGPTQVTFGDPKQCSPGQWSRLDMPDDTTIVRELVGSGGAPITYTKQG from the coding sequence ATGGAGCAGCTGGCACCAGGGGATCCACAGCGCATCGGCGAGTACCGACTGCTGGCCCGCCTAGGCGCGGGAGGCATGGGCCAGGTCTTCCTCGCCCGTTCCGACCGCGGCCGCACGGTCGCCGTCAAGCTCGTACGCCAGGAACTCGCCGAACAGGAGGAGTTCCGCAGCCGCTTCCGCCAGGAGGTACGCGCGGCGCTGCGGGTAGGCGGCGAGTGGACCGCCCCCGTCCTCGACGCCGACACCGAGGCCCCGATCCCCTGGGTCGCCACCGGCTACATCGCCGGGCCCGCCCTGCACACCGTCGTCTCGGGCGAGCACGGCCCGCTCCCCGAGCGCTCGGTCCGCATCCTCGCCTCCGGCCTCGCGCGCGCCCTGCAGAACATCCACGCGGCAGACCTCATCCACCGCGACCTCAAGCCGTCCAACATCCTGATCACCATCGACGGCCCCCGCGTCATCGACTTCGGCATCGCACGCGCCCTGGAAACGGTCACCGACGGTGGCCTGACCCGCACCGGCGCGCTCGTCGGCTCCCCCGGCTTCATGGCCCCCGAGCAGGTACGCGGCGACCGCGTGAGCGCCGCGTGCGACATCTTCTGCCTCGGCTCGGTCCTCGCGTACGCGGCGACCGGCCGGCTCCCCTTCGGCTCGGCGGACAGCGGCGTGCACGCGCTGATGTTCCGCATCGCGCAGGAGGAGCCGGACCTGGCGGACCTCCCCGAGAGCCTGCTGGATCTCGTACGGGACTGCCTCGACAAGGACCCCGAGGCCCGCCCGACGATCGAGCAGATCCTGGAACGCACGGCCTCCGACGCGGACCCCGAGCCCTGGCTGCCCGGCGCGCTGATCGCCCAACTCGGCCGCCACGCGGTCCAGTTGCTGGAGGTGGAACAGCCCCCCGCGGCACCGGCGCAGCAGCCGCCGACGATGACCTCGGTGAGCGTGGACGCCCCGAAGCCGCCCGTGCGGATGCCCACACCCCCGCCGCCCCTGCCCATGGCGTACAGGCACAACAACTACACCTACGGCTCCCCCCAGCAGCCCGGTTACGGCTACCCCCAGCAGCCCCAGCAGCACGGTCCCGCCCCGCACTTCCCCACACTCCATGCCCCCGCGCCCCCGCGGCGCCGCGGCACCATCGCCCTCGTCGCCGTCGCCCTGCTCGTCGCGGTCGCGGCAGGCACCTCGGTCTACGCGTTCTTGGGCGACATCGGCAAGAAGAAGGCCGCCGACGATCCCAAGCCGGGACCGACGACCTCGGCACCGGCCACCTCGGCGACACCCGGCCCGAGTACGTCCTCCTCCCCGCCCCCGACCCAGGACGGCAGCGTCCCGCAGGAGTACGTCGGCACCTGGCAGGGCTCCTTCGACACCGCCGACGGCAGCAACACCCGCGTCATGACGATCACCCAGGGCGCGACGGGCGAGACGGTCATGACCCTGTCGGGCACCGGCCCGAACTACGACTGCCGCTGGTCGGCCACCCTCCGCGCCCCGGGCCCGCCGCTCGAACTGGGCCCGACCCAGGTCACGTTCGGCGACCCGAAGCAGTGCTCACCGGGCCAGTGGAGCCGCCTGGACATGCCCGACGACACCACGATCGTCCGCGAGCTGGTGGGCTCGGGCGGCGCGCCGATCACGTACACGAAGCAGGGCTGA
- a CDS encoding MarR family winged helix-turn-helix transcriptional regulator, whose translation MSRPETHPQELLTRTALGVFRLNGQFLTVSDELAREAGLTAARWQVLGAVLREPQTVAGIARTMGITRQSVQRIADIMVEQGLAAYGPNPAHRRAKLLHATDEGRAAIGKIDPGHAWLAGRLESALGTEQFAETVRVLEQLSKALDTISGEELPERSPRS comes from the coding sequence ATGAGCCGTCCTGAGACCCACCCACAGGAGCTGCTCACCCGGACGGCGCTGGGCGTCTTCCGGCTGAACGGCCAATTCCTCACCGTCTCCGACGAGTTGGCGAGGGAGGCCGGACTGACCGCGGCCCGGTGGCAGGTACTCGGAGCCGTGCTGCGCGAGCCCCAGACCGTCGCCGGCATCGCCCGGACGATGGGGATCACCCGCCAGAGCGTGCAGCGCATCGCCGACATCATGGTCGAGCAGGGCCTCGCGGCGTACGGCCCCAACCCGGCCCACCGCCGGGCCAAGCTGCTCCACGCCACCGACGAGGGGCGCGCGGCGATCGGGAAGATCGACCCCGGTCACGCGTGGCTGGCCGGCCGCCTCGAATCCGCCCTCGGCACCGAGCAGTTCGCCGAGACGGTCAGAGTCCTGGAGCAGCTGTCCAAGGCCCTGGACACCATCAGTGGCGAGGAGCTGCCGGAAAGAAGTCCGCGCTCGTGA
- a CDS encoding S1 family peptidase, translating into MRHARRKLQRIARLAAVGGLVCGGLMVSSAMAGEPPDPSADPVASLVSRLGASRTAGSWMGADGRPVVAVTDVDAADEVREAGARAEVVRYSMGELRSATEALSAAPRVAGTAWAVDYASNRVMVRADSTVSSDDWSRMSGVAEGIGGSVHMERTEGTFTTRVNGGVPVFSGDGRCTAGFNVTDGQNTFILTAGHCGPVGTTWFQDRQGDQLVGTTTNGSFPGADFSLVRYESGNPPDGANIVGIGGGRAVRIVGAADPVVGQRVFRNGSTTGFRSGEVTALNATVNYPEGTVTGLIETTVCAEPGDSGGPLFSEGLALGVTSGGNGDCTTGGTTFFQPATKALEALGVSLSLGDPGSGGGGGPADPAPSAAGAVPPGSPGSSGVADGSRRITGITDFGSLGSGLVVIGASLVGLVGARWILSAQERRNFRSFYSASWG; encoded by the coding sequence ATGAGGCACGCACGACGCAAACTCCAGCGGATCGCCCGGCTGGCGGCCGTCGGCGGACTGGTCTGCGGCGGGCTGATGGTCTCGAGCGCGATGGCGGGCGAACCGCCCGACCCGTCCGCCGACCCGGTCGCGAGTCTGGTCTCGCGGCTCGGCGCCTCCCGTACCGCAGGGAGTTGGATGGGGGCCGACGGGCGCCCGGTCGTCGCAGTGACCGACGTGGACGCGGCGGACGAGGTACGGGAGGCGGGGGCGCGCGCCGAAGTCGTGCGCTACAGCATGGGGGAACTCCGCTCGGCCACCGAGGCCCTGAGTGCGGCGCCCCGGGTGGCCGGTACCGCTTGGGCGGTGGACTACGCGTCCAACAGGGTCATGGTGCGCGCCGACAGCACCGTCTCCTCCGACGACTGGTCGCGCATGTCCGGCGTCGCCGAGGGGATCGGCGGGTCCGTCCACATGGAACGGACCGAGGGCACGTTCACCACCAGGGTGAACGGCGGCGTCCCGGTCTTCTCCGGCGACGGCCGCTGCACCGCGGGCTTCAACGTGACCGATGGCCAGAACACCTTCATACTCACGGCCGGGCACTGCGGCCCCGTCGGCACCACCTGGTTCCAGGACCGGCAGGGCGACCAGCTGGTCGGTACCACGACGAACGGCTCCTTCCCGGGCGCTGACTTCTCCCTTGTGCGGTACGAGAGTGGCAACCCACCCGACGGAGCCAACATCGTGGGCATCGGCGGTGGCCGGGCGGTGCGGATCGTCGGCGCGGCCGATCCCGTCGTCGGTCAGCGCGTCTTCCGCAACGGCAGCACCACGGGGTTCCGCTCCGGAGAGGTGACCGCGTTGAACGCGACGGTGAACTACCCCGAGGGCACGGTCACCGGCCTGATCGAGACCACGGTCTGCGCCGAGCCCGGCGACAGCGGGGGCCCGCTGTTCTCGGAGGGTCTGGCGCTCGGCGTGACCTCGGGCGGCAACGGGGACTGCACCACCGGGGGCACGACGTTCTTCCAGCCGGCGACCAAGGCGCTGGAGGCCCTCGGGGTAAGCCTGTCGCTCGGCGATCCGGGTTCCGGTGGCGGGGGCGGCCCGGCCGACCCCGCCCCATCGGCGGCCGGAGCCGTCCCGCCGGGGTCGCCCGGGTCTTCGGGGGTGGCAGACGGATCGAGGAGGATCACCGGGATCACGGACTTCGGAAGTCTCGGCTCCGGGCTGGTCGTCATCGGCGCGAGTCTGGTCGGACTGGTGGGCGCCCGCTGGATTCTGTCGGCCCAGGAGCGGAGGAACTTCCGGAGCTTCTACAGCGCGAGCTGGGGCTGA
- a CDS encoding cytochrome P450 yields MTMTGTAVPGPAGLPLLGSMFELKRDSLGTFLNAQREHGDVVRITAGPPGLRAELYAVFSAEGAQQVLATKSANFRKDNAFYQEVRESFGNGLLTSQDDDYLRQRRLVQPLFTRRRVDGYADAVTAETSALLSTWRTAPDATVDVVDETTRLTLRAVARILFGTDVEAAVDVVQRCFPIIGEYTLTRGYSPANFPRSWPTPANRRAAAAMEDLFAVCDGIIEKRRTERDAATGEDLLTLLSKAESAEDGTLDASEIRDQVLVFLLAGHETTATSLAFALHLLARHPEQQARARDEVVRVLNGRTPGAADLDALPYLTQVLKEAMRLYPAGPVIGRRAVAAAEVGGHTIPAGADVIVAPWVTHRHPGYWDDPERFDPERFTPEREKERPRYAWFPFGGGPRACIGQHFSMLESVLALAMILREYELDAVDVDVPVDTGITLRAAGPARCALRRVGGTPA; encoded by the coding sequence ATGACGATGACGGGCACAGCGGTACCGGGTCCGGCGGGTCTGCCGTTACTGGGCTCGATGTTCGAGCTCAAGCGGGACTCGCTCGGCACCTTCCTCAACGCACAGCGCGAGCACGGAGACGTCGTCAGGATCACCGCGGGCCCGCCCGGGCTGCGGGCCGAGCTGTACGCGGTGTTCTCCGCGGAGGGCGCCCAGCAGGTGCTGGCGACGAAATCGGCCAACTTCCGTAAGGACAACGCCTTTTACCAGGAGGTCCGGGAGTCGTTCGGCAACGGTCTGCTGACCAGCCAGGACGACGACTACCTCCGGCAGCGGCGGCTCGTGCAGCCGCTGTTCACGCGCCGCCGGGTCGACGGCTACGCCGACGCCGTCACCGCCGAGACCTCGGCCCTGCTCTCCACCTGGCGCACCGCCCCGGACGCCACGGTCGACGTCGTCGACGAGACGACCCGGCTCACTCTGCGGGCGGTCGCCCGCATCCTGTTCGGCACGGACGTCGAGGCGGCGGTCGACGTCGTGCAGCGCTGTTTCCCGATCATCGGGGAGTACACGCTCACCCGCGGCTACTCCCCCGCCAACTTCCCGCGCAGCTGGCCCACTCCCGCCAACCGGCGGGCCGCCGCCGCGATGGAAGATCTGTTCGCGGTGTGCGACGGGATCATCGAGAAGCGGCGCACGGAGAGGGACGCGGCGACGGGCGAGGATCTGCTGACGCTCCTCTCCAAGGCCGAGAGCGCGGAGGACGGGACCCTCGACGCGTCCGAGATCCGCGACCAGGTGCTGGTGTTCCTGCTCGCGGGGCACGAGACGACGGCCACGTCGCTCGCGTTCGCGCTGCATCTGCTGGCCCGCCACCCCGAACAGCAGGCGCGGGCGCGGGACGAGGTCGTACGCGTACTGAACGGACGGACCCCAGGGGCCGCGGATCTCGACGCACTCCCGTATCTGACGCAGGTACTGAAGGAGGCGATGCGGCTCTATCCGGCGGGTCCGGTCATCGGCCGCAGGGCGGTCGCGGCGGCGGAGGTCGGGGGGCACACGATCCCGGCCGGCGCGGATGTGATCGTCGCGCCCTGGGTGACGCACCGGCATCCGGGGTACTGGGACGATCCGGAGCGCTTCGACCCGGAACGCTTCACGCCGGAGCGGGAGAAGGAGCGGCCGCGCTACGCGTGGTTCCCGTTCGGCGGCGGGCCGCGGGCGTGCATCGGCCAGCACTTCTCGATGCTGGAGTCGGTGCTGGCGCTGGCGATGATCCTGCGGGAGTACGAGCTGGACGCGGTCGACGTCGATGTCCCGGTCGACACGGGGATCACCCTGCGAGCGGCGGGCCCGGCGCGGTGCGCGCTGCGGCGGGTGGGCGGGACGCCCGCCTGA
- a CDS encoding VOC family protein, with translation MAVKPVPEGYTSVTPWIISQDTAGVIDYLKAAFGAVELGRMTGEDGRIGHAEVRIGDAVVMLFDAPSADWPPTPAFLRLYVEDADAVHRRAVEAGGHSVTEVTHLFFGDRVGRVRDPFGNLYWIQTHIEDVSEQEMERRLGDPVFTKAMDYVTSADFFPAAPRH, from the coding sequence ATGGCCGTCAAGCCGGTTCCCGAGGGCTACACCAGCGTCACGCCGTGGATCATTTCGCAGGACACGGCGGGCGTCATCGACTATCTGAAGGCCGCTTTCGGGGCGGTCGAGCTGGGGCGGATGACCGGCGAGGACGGCCGGATCGGGCATGCGGAGGTACGGATCGGGGACGCCGTCGTCATGCTCTTCGACGCGCCGAGCGCCGACTGGCCGCCGACGCCGGCGTTCCTGCGGCTGTACGTCGAGGACGCGGACGCGGTCCACCGGCGGGCGGTGGAGGCGGGTGGCCATTCGGTCACGGAGGTGACGCATCTGTTCTTCGGGGACCGGGTGGGGCGGGTGCGGGACCCGTTCGGGAACCTGTACTGGATCCAGACGCACATCGAGGATGTGAGCGAGCAGGAGATGGAACGGCGGCTCGGGGACCCGGTGTTCACGAAGGCGATGGACTACGTCACGAGCGCGGACTTCTTTCCGGCAGCTCCTCGCCACTGA
- a CDS encoding substrate-binding domain-containing protein: protein MEWLSAENAVAVLTAVLGILASGAVLWYERRVPRRKRIGYRVQLDTPIGSNVRSGRPNFRLGLFNETPEMSDATLVLLRIENDGSQSIADNDYTGREVHGLTAEFTDRTIRAIAVTQPLGAEHLMDHFTPAAGMRHSGSTIYLPRVPLNRGQHFKLLVLLTGAGVGSEITVTGGIRDGQVMPNRSITPDDKPPQFSRPARLITVLLTACVITLASIIVVRDDTRPPIGCAKGTLTLTGSTAFAPVVKELAKKYEKDCEGSTVIVDAHGSTAGIRALAEAGAQAKNGSPALIALADGPKPGGYPQLRENRVAVSVFALVVNDRVPVRNLSADEIRRLYRGEINNWNQLNGPDMPVLLVSRDANSGTREVFQRRVLRRNEPANSSRDCESKDDGEAKVVRCELDSTEQVLNTVARLPGAIGYSELRAGTGLKGLHRLNIDGEPPSVDDIGESAYPYREIEYAYTYGQPPADSLASSFLGYMSRGNGQDVIRTHGHLPCATPKGLRICGEG from the coding sequence GTGGAGTGGCTCAGCGCCGAGAATGCCGTGGCCGTCCTCACCGCCGTACTCGGCATCCTGGCCTCCGGGGCCGTGCTCTGGTACGAACGCCGGGTGCCGCGGCGCAAGCGCATCGGGTACCGGGTGCAGCTGGACACCCCGATCGGCAGCAACGTACGCAGCGGGCGGCCCAACTTCCGGCTCGGGCTGTTCAACGAGACACCGGAGATGTCCGACGCCACGCTCGTACTCCTACGCATCGAGAACGACGGCTCACAGAGCATCGCCGACAACGACTACACCGGGCGCGAAGTCCACGGCCTGACCGCCGAGTTCACCGACCGCACCATCCGCGCCATCGCCGTCACGCAGCCGCTCGGCGCCGAGCATCTGATGGACCATTTCACCCCCGCCGCGGGCATGCGGCACAGCGGCAGCACGATCTATCTGCCGCGCGTCCCGCTCAACCGCGGGCAGCACTTCAAGCTGCTGGTGCTGCTCACCGGCGCGGGCGTCGGCAGCGAGATCACCGTCACCGGCGGCATCCGGGACGGCCAGGTGATGCCGAACCGTTCCATCACGCCCGACGACAAGCCGCCGCAGTTCAGCAGACCCGCGCGGCTGATCACCGTGCTGCTCACGGCCTGCGTCATCACGCTCGCGTCGATCATCGTCGTACGGGACGACACCCGGCCCCCGATCGGCTGCGCCAAAGGCACGCTGACGCTGACCGGTTCGACCGCCTTCGCGCCGGTGGTGAAGGAGCTGGCGAAGAAGTACGAGAAGGACTGCGAAGGCTCCACCGTCATCGTCGACGCGCACGGCAGCACCGCCGGGATAAGAGCGCTCGCGGAGGCCGGCGCACAGGCCAAGAACGGCTCCCCCGCGCTGATCGCCCTCGCCGACGGGCCCAAGCCGGGCGGCTATCCGCAGCTGCGCGAGAACCGCGTCGCCGTCTCCGTCTTCGCGCTCGTCGTCAACGACCGGGTGCCGGTGCGGAATCTCTCGGCCGACGAGATACGCAGGCTCTACCGCGGCGAGATCAACAACTGGAACCAGCTGAACGGGCCCGATATGCCCGTGCTGCTGGTCAGCAGGGACGCCAACTCCGGTACCCGCGAGGTGTTCCAGCGCCGGGTGCTGCGGCGGAACGAGCCCGCGAACTCCTCGCGCGACTGCGAGAGCAAGGACGACGGCGAGGCCAAGGTCGTACGCTGCGAACTCGACAGCACGGAACAGGTGCTGAACACCGTGGCCCGGCTGCCGGGAGCGATCGGCTACAGCGAACTGCGGGCCGGGACCGGGCTCAAGGGGCTGCACCGGCTGAACATCGACGGGGAGCCGCCGTCCGTGGACGACATCGGCGAGAGCGCGTATCCGTACCGGGAGATCGAGTACGCGTACACCTACGGCCAGCCGCCCGCCGACTCGCTCGCCTCAAGTTTCCTCGGCTACATGAGCCGGGGGAACGGGCAGGACGTCATCCGCACGCACGGCCATCTGCCGTGCGCGACGCCGAAGGGGCTGCGGATCTGCGGCGAGGGCTGA
- a CDS encoding translation factor GTPase family protein yields the protein MRTLNLGILAHVDAGKTSLTERLLHTAGVIDEIGSVDDGSTQTDSLALERQRGITIKSAVVSFVIDDITVNLIDTPGHPDFIAEVERVLSVLDGAVLVISAVEGVQAQTRVLMRTLQRLRIPTLIFVNKIDRSGAQYEPVLRSISEKLAPASLPMGSADELGTRSARWTPCTEADAAFTSRLVDLLADHDDAFLAAYVDDETTVSYARLRCELATQTGQALVHPVYFGSAITGAGVDSLIAGVRELLPATEGDADGPVSGTVFKVERGPAGEKIAYVRMFSGTVRIRDRLQFRSDDEGKATAISVFERGSAVRRESVTAGQIGKVWGLGDIRIGDEIGVSGRTGTRHYFAPPTLETVVVPSRPAEKGALHFALTQLAEQDPLINLRQDDIRQEVSVSLYGEVQKEVIQATLADDFGIDVTFRETTTICIERPIGTGSGYEKDLDPFLGTVGLRIDPAPVGSGVEFRREVELGSMPYAFFKAVEETVKETLHQGIYGWEVTDCTVTMTHSGYWPRQSHSHAIFDKSMSSTAGDFRNLTPLVLMSALKQAGTRVYEPMHHFRLDAPADVLGPIVSALARLGAVPHTQDVRGASCLLEGAIPAARVHALEQQLPGLTRGEGVLECAFDRYQPVRGTTPARPRTDNDPLNREEYLLRVVRRVAGRGAGA from the coding sequence GTGCGGACGTTGAACCTCGGAATCCTGGCGCATGTCGACGCCGGTAAGACAAGCCTGACCGAGCGGCTCCTCCACACCGCCGGTGTAATCGACGAGATCGGCAGCGTCGACGACGGCAGCACCCAGACCGATTCCCTGGCGCTGGAACGGCAACGCGGCATCACGATCAAGTCCGCCGTCGTGTCCTTCGTCATCGATGACATCACCGTCAATCTCATCGACACCCCCGGCCACCCGGACTTCATCGCCGAGGTGGAACGCGTGCTGAGCGTGCTCGACGGCGCCGTACTCGTCATCTCCGCCGTGGAGGGCGTGCAGGCGCAGACCCGCGTGCTGATGCGGACGCTCCAGCGACTCCGCATTCCGACCCTCATCTTCGTGAACAAGATCGACCGCAGCGGCGCTCAATACGAACCCGTCCTGCGGAGCATTTCCGAGAAGCTCGCCCCGGCGTCCCTCCCGATGGGATCGGCCGACGAACTCGGCACCCGTAGCGCCCGCTGGACGCCCTGCACCGAAGCCGACGCCGCCTTCACCTCCCGTCTCGTCGATCTGCTCGCCGACCACGACGACGCCTTTCTCGCCGCGTACGTCGACGACGAGACGACCGTCTCGTACGCCCGCCTCCGCTGCGAGTTGGCGACCCAGACCGGGCAGGCCCTGGTGCACCCGGTGTACTTCGGCTCAGCCATCACCGGCGCGGGCGTGGATTCGCTGATCGCCGGTGTCAGGGAACTGCTGCCCGCGACGGAAGGCGACGCCGACGGCCCCGTTTCGGGCACGGTCTTCAAGGTCGAACGTGGTCCGGCCGGGGAGAAGATCGCGTACGTGCGCATGTTCTCGGGGACCGTACGAATCCGCGATCGGCTGCAATTCCGCAGTGACGACGAGGGCAAGGCCACCGCGATCAGCGTTTTCGAGCGGGGCTCGGCCGTCCGGCGTGAGTCGGTCACCGCGGGGCAGATCGGCAAGGTCTGGGGACTCGGCGATATCCGGATCGGGGATGAGATCGGCGTATCAGGCAGGACCGGTACGCGTCACTATTTCGCGCCGCCGACGCTGGAAACGGTCGTCGTTCCCTCCCGACCGGCCGAGAAAGGCGCGCTGCACTTCGCGCTGACCCAACTCGCCGAACAGGACCCGCTGATCAACCTGCGGCAGGACGACATTCGCCAAGAAGTGTCCGTCTCGCTCTACGGCGAAGTGCAGAAGGAAGTCATCCAGGCAACGCTGGCCGACGACTTCGGCATCGACGTCACATTCCGCGAGACGACGACCATCTGCATCGAGCGGCCCATCGGCACCGGTTCGGGCTACGAGAAGGACCTCGATCCATTTCTCGGAACCGTCGGCCTGCGCATCGATCCGGCTCCGGTCGGCAGCGGCGTCGAATTCCGGCGTGAGGTCGAGCTCGGATCGATGCCGTACGCGTTCTTCAAGGCAGTCGAGGAAACCGTCAAGGAGACGCTGCACCAGGGGATTTACGGCTGGGAGGTCACCGACTGCACGGTCACCATGACGCACTCCGGCTACTGGCCGCGGCAGAGCCACTCCCACGCCATCTTCGACAAGAGCATGTCGAGCACGGCCGGAGACTTCCGCAACCTGACGCCGCTGGTTCTGATGAGCGCGCTGAAGCAGGCCGGGACCAGGGTGTACGAGCCGATGCACCACTTCCGGCTCGACGCTCCGGCGGACGTGCTGGGGCCGATTGTGTCCGCGCTGGCCCGGCTGGGCGCCGTTCCGCACACGCAGGACGTCCGGGGTGCGTCGTGCCTGCTGGAGGGTGCGATTCCGGCGGCCCGCGTGCATGCGCTGGAGCAGCAACTGCCGGGGCTGACCCGTGGCGAGGGCGTACTTGAATGCGCCTTCGACCGCTACCAGCCGGTCCGCGGCACGACTCCGGCCCGGCCGCGGACGGACAACGACCCGCTCAACCGCGAGGAGTACCTGCTGCGCGTCGTGCGGAGGGTGGCGGGGCGTGGGGCGGGCGCGTGA
- a CDS encoding DUF397 domain-containing protein, with amino-acid sequence MNSTLRWFKSSYSSPSGGDCIEVAFDWRKSSYSSDSGGECVEVAACPHTIHIRDSKQADGPTFAIAPTTWTNFLDWAS; translated from the coding sequence ATGAACAGCACCCTGCGGTGGTTCAAGTCCAGCTATAGCAGCCCTAGCGGGGGCGACTGCATCGAAGTGGCCTTCGACTGGCGCAAGTCCTCGTACAGCAGCGACAGCGGCGGCGAGTGCGTCGAGGTCGCCGCCTGCCCCCACACCATCCACATCCGCGACTCCAAGCAGGCCGACGGCCCCACCTTCGCCATCGCCCCCACCACCTGGACGAACTTCCTCGACTGGGCGAGCTGA